The Candidatus Binatota bacterium genome contains a region encoding:
- the hisD gene encoding histidinol dehydrogenase: MIIEPLIDGGAAATKRLRLLEGRHAQGGSVERDVVAIIAGVRRGGDRAVARYTRKFDGVTLAADGFEVGRDEIAEALASLPASLRAALRAAHRRIVAFHKPQLARGYELREGDTRNSVRVLPLARVGVYAPGGRAAYPSTVLMNVVPARVAGVDEVVMATPPGPGGTVEPAVLAAAAIAGVDRVFRVGGAQAIAALALGTDSIARVDKIVGPGNIYVATAKRLLFGKVDIDMIAGPTEVLIIADGSARADYVAADMLAQAEHDPLAASVCITTSRRMAAAVAKQLESQLAGLERRAIAAASLKKYGSILVVKSLARAVELANEIAPEHLEVMTAAPRELLGGLRNAGAIFLGAMSSEPFGDYAAGPNHVLPTGGSARFASPLGVYDFVKRSSIIDMGVGGVGAIGPTVLRLAEAEGLTAHAAAVRLRLDDVAGKPAAKKKAAATKKQRSGSGRKGGR, from the coding sequence ATGATTATTGAACCGCTGATAGACGGAGGTGCTGCTGCCACGAAACGCCTGCGTCTGCTCGAAGGCCGGCACGCGCAGGGCGGGTCGGTGGAGCGCGACGTGGTGGCCATCATCGCCGGCGTGCGCCGCGGGGGCGACCGCGCTGTAGCTCGCTACACCAGGAAGTTCGACGGTGTAACGTTGGCCGCCGACGGTTTTGAGGTCGGGCGCGACGAGATCGCCGAGGCGCTGGCGTCGCTGCCGGCGTCGCTGAGGGCGGCCCTGCGTGCGGCTCACCGCCGCATAGTGGCGTTTCACAAACCGCAGCTGGCGCGTGGCTACGAGCTGCGCGAGGGCGACACCCGCAACTCGGTTCGCGTGCTGCCGTTGGCCCGCGTGGGAGTCTACGCACCCGGTGGCCGTGCTGCCTACCCGTCCACTGTGTTGATGAACGTGGTGCCGGCGCGCGTGGCGGGTGTAGACGAGGTGGTCATGGCGACCCCGCCGGGGCCGGGGGGCACGGTGGAGCCAGCCGTGCTCGCTGCTGCTGCCATAGCCGGCGTCGACCGCGTCTTTCGCGTGGGCGGTGCCCAGGCCATCGCCGCGCTGGCGCTCGGCACCGACAGCATCGCGCGCGTGGACAAGATCGTGGGCCCGGGCAACATCTACGTGGCTACGGCCAAGCGTCTGCTCTTCGGCAAGGTCGATATCGACATGATCGCGGGTCCCACCGAGGTGTTGATCATAGCCGACGGAAGCGCGCGTGCCGACTACGTGGCAGCTGACATGCTGGCCCAGGCCGAGCACGATCCCTTGGCCGCCTCTGTGTGCATCACCACCAGCCGGCGCATGGCTGCTGCCGTGGCGAAGCAGCTCGAAAGCCAGCTCGCCGGGTTGGAGCGTCGAGCAATCGCCGCGGCGTCGTTGAAGAAGTACGGCAGCATACTGGTGGTCAAGTCACTCGCACGGGCCGTGGAGTTGGCCAACGAGATCGCTCCCGAGCACCTCGAGGTGATGACCGCCGCGCCGCGCGAACTGTTGGGCGGATTGCGTAACGCGGGGGCTATCTTCCTCGGTGCGATGAGCAGCGAGCCTTTCGGCGACTACGCGGCCGGCCCCAACCACGTGCTGCCCACCGGCGGTTCGGCGCGCTTTGCTTCGCCCCTGGGAGTGTATGATTTCGTCAAGCGCAGCAGTATTATTGACATGGGCGTGGGTGGCGTGGGCGCGATAGGCCCCACGGTGCTGCGCCTCGCGGAGGCCGAGGGATTGACGGCCCACGCCGCCGCGGTCCGCCTGCGCCTGGACGACGTTGCCGGTAAACCGGCGGCGAAAAAAAAAGCGGCGGCAACGAAAAAGCAGCGGTCGGGCAGCGGCCGCAAGGGAGGAAGGTAA
- the hisB gene encoding imidazoleglycerol-phosphate dehydratase HisB, with amino-acid sequence MRRAKVTRQTGETSINVDLVLDGSGKGSIDSGVPFLDHMLDSLSRHSLIDLKVKATGDLHVDAHHTVEDVGLALGQAIDKALGDRAGIVRYGHAEIPLDEALVAVTVDLGGRPFMVYDLKIRQHRVGDFEVDLVNDFMQALMNEARMNLHINKRYGRNAHHLIEATFKALARALGQACARDPRVKGVPSTKGRLRG; translated from the coding sequence ATCCGCCGGGCAAAGGTAACGCGACAGACCGGCGAGACCAGCATAAACGTTGACCTCGTACTTGACGGCAGCGGCAAGGGCTCTATCGATTCCGGCGTACCGTTTCTCGACCACATGCTCGACTCGCTGTCACGGCACAGCCTGATCGACCTCAAGGTCAAGGCCACGGGCGATCTGCACGTCGACGCTCACCACACCGTCGAAGACGTGGGCCTGGCGCTGGGCCAGGCCATCGACAAGGCCCTGGGTGACAGGGCCGGCATCGTACGCTACGGCCACGCCGAAATTCCCCTGGACGAGGCACTGGTGGCGGTCACCGTCGATCTAGGCGGTCGCCCCTTCATGGTCTACGACTTGAAGATACGCCAGCACCGAGTGGGCGACTTCGAGGTCGATCTCGTCAACGACTTCATGCAGGCGCTGATGAACGAGGCCCGCATGAACCTCCACATTAACAAGCGCTACGGTCGCAATGCCCACCACCTGATCGAGGCCACCTTCAAGGCGCTCGCGAGAGCGTTGGGGCAGGCCTGTGCGCGCGACCCCAGGGTAAAGGGCGTCCCTTCCACCAAGGGCCGGTTACGGGGATGA
- the hisH gene encoding imidazole glycerol phosphate synthase subunit HisH, whose product MIAVVDYGVGNLRSVAKALEKVGASVRVTSSASDLADAQAVVLPGVGAFARCMGNLEEAGLREAVCRAATSGKPFLGICVGMQILFDHSDEFGRVEGLGLLPGHVSRFEGLPRELKVPHMGWNEIKLRGASPYFEGIADNERFYFVHSYRVLSDNEQVVAAACDYGGSFVAAAARDNLLATQFHPEKSQSAGLRLLANFVGTAGENS is encoded by the coding sequence GTGATAGCGGTCGTCGACTACGGCGTTGGCAACCTGCGCAGCGTTGCCAAGGCGCTTGAGAAGGTAGGCGCAAGCGTGCGCGTGACCTCGAGCGCTTCGGATCTGGCCGACGCACAGGCGGTGGTGCTGCCCGGCGTGGGCGCGTTTGCTCGTTGCATGGGTAACCTCGAGGAGGCCGGGCTGCGCGAGGCCGTGTGCCGGGCGGCGACCTCGGGCAAGCCTTTCCTGGGCATATGCGTGGGCATGCAGATCCTCTTTGATCACAGCGACGAGTTCGGCCGGGTAGAGGGGCTGGGCCTGCTGCCGGGCCACGTGAGCCGCTTCGAGGGCCTGCCCCGGGAGCTCAAGGTGCCGCACATGGGTTGGAACGAGATCAAGCTGCGCGGTGCTTCTCCTTACTTTGAAGGCATAGCCGACAACGAGCGATTTTACTTTGTGCACAGCTACCGAGTGCTCAGCGACAACGAGCAGGTGGTGGCTGCTGCTTGTGACTACGGCGGTAGTTTTGTCGCCGCCGCGGCGCGCGACAACCTGCTAGCGACCCAGTTTCACCCCGAAAAAAGCCAATCGGCCGGGCTGCGCCTGTTGGCCAACTTCGTGGGCACGGCCGGCGAGAATTCCTGA
- the hisA gene encoding 1-(5-phosphoribosyl)-5-[(5-phosphoribosylamino)methylideneamino]imidazole-4-carboxamide isomerase — protein MLVLPAIDIRAGRCVRLLRGDYEQETVFSDDPAAMAQRWIDEGARALHLVDLDGARGAGDDNQRAVEAILAVVAGAGDDFITELGGGIRDLVTVERWLEAGVGRVILGTVAVRAPDIVEQAARRWPGRVWVGIDARSGRVAVDGWLNDGGCDALELAMAMQDAGVAGIVYTDIDRDGTGDGVNAEATARLARSVTVPVVASGGVHGVADVERLREVAGSGIDGVVVGRALYDGAVTLARLTEAAG, from the coding sequence GTGCTGGTACTGCCGGCCATAGACATACGCGCTGGGCGTTGCGTGCGCCTGCTCAGGGGCGACTACGAGCAAGAGACCGTTTTTTCCGACGACCCGGCGGCCATGGCCCAACGTTGGATAGACGAGGGCGCGCGAGCCCTGCACCTGGTTGACCTTGATGGCGCCCGCGGTGCGGGAGATGACAACCAGCGGGCGGTAGAAGCCATACTCGCGGTGGTCGCAGGCGCGGGCGACGATTTTATTACCGAACTTGGCGGCGGCATACGCGACCTGGTTACGGTGGAGCGCTGGCTGGAGGCTGGCGTGGGGCGGGTGATACTGGGCACGGTGGCTGTCCGTGCCCCCGACATCGTTGAGCAGGCTGCGCGCCGATGGCCGGGGCGGGTCTGGGTTGGGATCGACGCTCGCTCGGGTCGCGTGGCGGTCGACGGTTGGCTCAACGACGGTGGTTGCGACGCGCTCGAGCTGGCCATGGCCATGCAGGACGCCGGTGTGGCCGGCATTGTCTACACCGACATCGACCGCGACGGAACCGGCGACGGCGTCAATGCGGAGGCCACCGCGCGACTGGCGCGGTCGGTAACCGTACCCGTGGTGGCATCGGGTGGTGTGCACGGCGTGGCCGACGTTGAGCGTCTCCGGGAGGTCGCCGGCAGCGGCATAGATGGCGTGGTGGTCGGGCGCGCGTTGTACGACGGCGCGGTAACGCTGGCCAGACTGACGGAGGCCGCCGGCTGA